The following are encoded together in the Salvia hispanica cultivar TCC Black 2014 chromosome 6, UniMelb_Shisp_WGS_1.0, whole genome shotgun sequence genome:
- the LOC125196432 gene encoding uncharacterized protein LOC125196432 yields the protein MEVMSKFVIASILMWTVPIAVLYGFNNNLFPGSASLSQESLTLWSGILAVISVNVVIVLYIISAMKEPSSDKHEPDPRFLADAKASIKQQPGTTEDDSSSDRAKQE from the exons ATGGAAGTCATGAGCAAGTTCGTAATTGCATCGATACTTATGTGGACCGTGCCTATTGCAGTTTTATATGGGTTCAACAATAATTTATTCCCTG GTTCAGCTAGCTTGTCCCAGGAGTCCCTGACACTGTGGAGTGGAATCCTTGCAGTGATCTCTGTAAACGTGGTTATCGTACTCTACATCATCTCAGCCATGAAAGAGCCCTCCTCAGACAAACACGAGCCGGATCCTAGATTCTTAGCAGATGCAAAGGCTAGCATAAAGCAGCAGCCAGGAACAACTGAAGACGATTCATCATCAGACCGTGCAAAACAAGAGTAG
- the LOC125196431 gene encoding hydroxypyruvate reductase, producing the protein MYRVIASPLTRILRALVGENQPVITALKDTTSSYRVEAHYKLLCSSSPGLLRQFQRMSSESSKPITRVLFCGPHFPASHNYTMEYLQSYPFIKVDAVPIDEIRDVIGNYDICVVKSMRLNSDIIARANKMKLIMQFGVGLEGVDIDAATKHGIRVARIPSNYTGNAISCAEMAIYLMLGLLRKQHEMQVSVKEKKLGDPAGDTLLGKTVFILGYGNIGAHLAKRLRPFGVKILATKRSWPSFKSDSGNDAHDEVVDERGTHEDILKFASRADIVVCCLVMNKDTAGIVDNTFISSMKKGALIINIARGGLLDYDAVLDHLKSGHLGGLGTDVAWKEPFDPDDAILKFPNVIMTPHVAGVTEYSYRSMAKVVGDVALQLHSGGSMNSWLEFVN; encoded by the exons ATGTACCGTGTAATTGCATCTCCGCTTACAAGAATCTTGAGAGCTTTGGTTGGTGAAAACCAACCAGTCATCACAGCTCTAAAAGACACAACATCATCGTATCGCGTCGAAGCTCACTACAAGCTTCTGTGTTCTTCTTCTCCAG GTTTACTGAGACAATTCCAGAGAATGAGTAGTGAGAGTAGCAAGCCGATCACTCGTGTTCTTTTCTGTGGGCCGCATTTTCCTGCTTCCCATAACTATACGATGGAGTATTTACAAAGCTATCCATTCATAAAG GTTGATGCTGTTCCCATTGATGAGATCCGAGATGTTATAGGGAATTATGATATTTGTGTTGTGAAAAGTATGAGGTTGAACTCAGACATCATTGCTAGAGCAAACAAAATGAAGCTTATTATGCAGTTTGGAGTTGGGCTCGAAG GTGTCGACATTGATGCTGCTACAAAACATGGAATCAGGGTTGCAAGGATCCCAAGCAATTACACTGGAAATGCCATTTCGTGTGCAGAAATGGCGATTTATTTGATGTTGGGCCTCCTCCGTAAGCAA CATGAAATGCAAGTTTCTGTCAAGGAGAAAAAACTTGGAGATCCGGCTGGAGACACATTGCTAGGGAAAACG GTATTCATTTTGGGATATGGAAACATTGGGGCCCACTTAGCAAAGCGATTGAGGCCCTTTGGCGTGAAGATACTTGCAACGAAGAGGAGTTGGCCTTCGTTCAAATCCGATAGTGGAAATGATGCCCACGATGAAGTTGTGGATGAGAGGGGCACTCATGAAGACATTCTCAAGTTTGCAAGCCGTGCTGATATAGTAGTATGTTGCCTGGTGATGAACAAGGATACG GCCGGCATTGTAGACAACACGTTCATATCTTCCATGAAAAAG GGCGCTCTTATCATAAATATAGCGCGTGGAGGGCTGTTGGATTATGACGCAGTGCTTGATCACCTGAAATCAGGTCACCTAGGTGGGCTAGGGACAGACGTTGCTTGGAAAGAGCCGTTTGATCCTGACGACGCCATTCTGAAGTTTCCAAATGTGATTATGACGCCTCATGTTGCTGGAGTCACCGAGTACTCTTATAGATCCATGGCTAAG GTTGTCGGAGACGTTGCCCTTCAACTACACTCAGGAGGATCTATGAATAGTTGGCTGGAATTTGTCAATTGA